The following proteins come from a genomic window of Salinicoccus sp. RF5:
- a CDS encoding FtsX-like permease family protein, producing the protein MNLNRIILKNFFRNIKNYGLYIFALIFSVSLYFSFVLMSKDESAAEELSSGTMMSTGFVVGSVLLIVIIVTFVMFANTIFLKRRNRELALFQLIGLNRGRVFRILVLENAIIYFGSLMVGILFGFLLSRMLMMILLRIMQVELSVGLNFSMAAVGQTALLFIGIFILLMIQNFIFLKRTRLLQMMTMNRTSESDTRRLGTGTVLMGVLGLAMVAVGYYFSTQLMENVSLIFLLVFGVLGLTIIGTYITFKFSVAFVLNMIRKSKKGHVSVTDVLSLTRIMYKMKSNAFLLTLIAVISALSIGLMSLSYITYYSTEKMVENTMPHDYVFYEEETLEFYEEFLDEEGVDYESIQMPAVDYEAKTEGAISADLEALDFNGSTLYVNVVSEAHFGSVALGPNETIITGTPSVMQTFIDYTLHAPMTFVSDDYERSLELVDIKEAAVLPSMVSYGSPTAIVDETVYQELSEHQSEEMQEQGVKMLHAIDITEGDSMDILNMMNREENPAFESKIQQQTGQLQASGMTMFVIAFVGFAFLVTSGCILYFKQVGESEDEKGSYNVLRKLGFSEREIIRGLSFKMIITFGVPLLIGLLHAYFAVNAGWFLFGTEMWTPMLIVMGVYALFYSLFALLSLVHYKKVVRESLT; encoded by the coding sequence TTGAATCTTAACCGCATCATCCTGAAGAATTTCTTCAGGAACATCAAAAACTATGGATTGTATATCTTCGCGCTCATTTTCAGTGTTTCCCTGTACTTTTCTTTCGTACTCATGTCGAAGGACGAGAGTGCCGCCGAGGAATTGTCTTCAGGGACGATGATGTCGACCGGATTTGTAGTCGGTTCAGTCCTGTTGATCGTCATCATCGTCACGTTCGTAATGTTTGCAAATACCATCTTCCTGAAGCGGAGGAACCGGGAACTTGCGCTCTTCCAGCTCATCGGACTCAACCGGGGCAGAGTGTTCAGGATACTGGTGCTGGAGAATGCCATCATCTACTTCGGCAGCCTGATGGTGGGCATCCTTTTCGGGTTCCTGCTGTCCAGGATGCTGATGATGATCCTGCTCAGGATCATGCAGGTCGAACTTTCCGTCGGACTCAACTTTTCAATGGCGGCAGTGGGCCAGACGGCGCTGCTGTTCATCGGCATATTCATTCTGCTGATGATTCAGAACTTCATTTTCCTGAAGCGGACAAGACTGCTGCAGATGATGACGATGAATCGGACAAGCGAATCGGATACAAGGCGTCTCGGCACGGGCACAGTGCTGATGGGCGTCCTTGGGCTCGCCATGGTGGCAGTCGGCTATTACTTCTCCACACAGCTGATGGAGAATGTCTCCCTTATCTTTCTGCTTGTATTCGGTGTGCTGGGTCTGACGATCATCGGAACATATATCACATTCAAATTTTCAGTTGCCTTCGTGCTGAACATGATCAGAAAATCGAAGAAGGGACACGTGAGTGTGACGGATGTCCTCTCCCTGACAAGGATCATGTACAAGATGAAGTCCAATGCATTCCTGCTGACGCTGATTGCCGTCATCAGTGCCCTCAGCATCGGCCTCATGTCGCTGTCCTACATCACCTACTACTCTACAGAGAAGATGGTCGAAAATACAATGCCGCATGATTATGTGTTCTATGAAGAGGAAACGTTGGAATTCTATGAGGAATTCCTCGATGAAGAAGGAGTGGATTACGAAAGCATCCAAATGCCGGCGGTCGACTACGAGGCAAAGACGGAAGGTGCAATCAGTGCTGATCTCGAGGCACTGGATTTTAACGGTTCGACTCTGTATGTGAATGTTGTGAGTGAGGCGCATTTTGGTTCAGTCGCACTAGGACCCAATGAAACCATCATCACCGGCACGCCGAGTGTCATGCAGACCTTCATCGACTATACATTGCATGCACCCATGACATTCGTCTCGGATGACTACGAACGTTCGCTTGAACTCGTTGACATAAAGGAGGCGGCGGTTCTTCCAAGCATGGTTTCCTACGGTTCACCTACAGCCATTGTCGACGAAACGGTCTATCAGGAGCTCTCCGAGCATCAGTCCGAAGAGATGCAGGAGCAGGGTGTCAAGATGTTGCATGCCATCGATATCACTGAAGGCGACAGTATGGATATCTTGAATATGATGAATCGTGAGGAGAACCCGGCCTTTGAATCCAAAATACAGCAGCAAACGGGTCAGCTGCAGGCTTCCGGCATGACAATGTTCGTCATTGCGTTTGTCGGCTTCGCATTTCTCGTGACATCAGGATGCATCCTCTATTTCAAGCAGGTCGGTGAAAGCGAGGATGAAAAGGGGAGCTACAATGTACTCAGGAAACTCGGCTTTTCGGAACGTGAAATCATCAGGGGGCTATCGTTCAAAATGATCATCACCTTCGGGGTGCCACTGCTGATCGGCCTGCTGCATGCCTATTTCGCAGTGAACGCCGGATGGTTCCTTTTTGGCACTGAAATGTGGACGCCGATGCTGATTGTGATGGGGGTATATGCACTTTTCTATTCCCTTTTTGCACTGCTGTCACTGGTCCACTACAAGAAAGTCGTGAGGGAAAGCCTGACCTAG
- a CDS encoding AEC family transporter produces MIVLPVFLIFATGYIAQKLLHMDIKSISALSLYILLPLLTFDTFYSNAITVDYLYLFIFSLVITAILAGVTVAIGFFMKSDKEDISAMLLGTLFPNSGNYGSPVVLFAIGATAFDYAIVLMVLHGFIISSVGIFIASFGNGATISAKEALASIFRIPVIYGALAGVLLQLGNVGIDDKLMEIIQMTGNAAIPVVMLILGMQLAQITKEKFEVKDITTVVVVRMLISPIVAAILVLFMPVDETMKLVFIILNAMPVAANSTMLAVQFNVKPNLVSFSTLVTTLISLITIPICLILLGI; encoded by the coding sequence ATGATTGTACTCCCGGTTTTTCTTATATTCGCTACAGGATATATAGCCCAGAAACTGCTTCACATGGATATAAAATCAATCTCCGCATTATCGCTATACATACTGCTGCCGCTGCTGACTTTCGATACATTCTACAGCAACGCAATCACGGTCGACTATCTGTATCTGTTCATATTCTCCCTGGTCATTACAGCCATTCTTGCCGGGGTGACAGTAGCCATAGGTTTTTTCATGAAATCGGACAAGGAGGACATTTCGGCTATGCTGCTCGGCACCCTGTTTCCGAACAGCGGCAACTATGGCTCCCCCGTCGTGCTGTTTGCAATCGGAGCGACTGCATTCGACTACGCCATCGTCCTGATGGTGCTGCACGGCTTCATCATCAGTTCGGTCGGCATATTCATCGCCTCCTTCGGCAATGGGGCAACGATATCTGCAAAGGAAGCACTCGCCAGCATCTTCAGGATTCCGGTCATATATGGAGCACTGGCGGGTGTTCTCCTGCAGCTTGGCAACGTTGGAATCGATGACAAGCTGATGGAAATCATACAGATGACAGGCAATGCGGCGATTCCAGTCGTCATGCTGATCCTCGGAATGCAGCTTGCACAGATTACGAAGGAGAAGTTTGAAGTGAAGGATATTACAACTGTCGTTGTCGTCCGTATGCTCATTTCACCCATAGTGGCAGCAATCCTCGTCCTCTTCATGCCGGTGGATGAGACGATGAAGCTGGTATTCATCATACTGAACGCGATGCCTGTTGCCGCCAACTCGACCATGCTTGCAGTGCAGTTCAATGTAAAGCCCAACCTCGTTTCCTTCTCTACATTGGTGACCACATTAATCAGCCTTATTACGATACCCATATGTCTCATCCTGCTCGGCATTTAA
- a CDS encoding GntR family transcriptional regulator has protein sequence MITKTNIASQIVDHLRKDIILGKYKKGDALVETALSHELGVSRGPVREAIGKLVAENLLEKHSNGRTAVIGFEQKDIENLYDTRILLETHALGQIDSERFRNNKDRLLLYIQQMEEADYYKQRDIEIDLAFHHLLVRMADNTSLSHLWSAQRDIFRTLIDITSEAALTNQEEIIQQHMDIVQALERDEVQKAQQLLTDHLRQACEYCCNSKELKK, from the coding sequence TTGATTACCAAAACGAATATCGCTTCTCAAATTGTCGATCATCTTCGCAAAGACATCATATTGGGAAAATACAAAAAAGGGGATGCCCTGGTGGAAACCGCTCTGTCCCATGAACTTGGAGTCAGCCGCGGCCCGGTCAGGGAGGCGATTGGAAAGTTGGTTGCCGAAAATCTGCTGGAGAAACATTCCAATGGACGTACGGCAGTAATCGGTTTTGAACAGAAGGACATCGAGAACCTTTACGACACACGGATTCTTCTTGAGACCCATGCACTTGGGCAGATCGATTCCGAAAGGTTCAGGAACAACAAGGACAGGCTGCTGCTGTACATTCAGCAGATGGAGGAAGCGGACTATTATAAACAGCGCGACATCGAGATCGATTTGGCTTTCCACCACCTGCTGGTCAGGATGGCGGATAACACCAGCCTCTCACATCTATGGTCGGCACAGCGCGATATCTTTAGGACGCTGATCGACATTACGAGCGAAGCGGCGCTGACGAACCAGGAGGAGATCATCCAGCAGCATATGGATATCGTCCAGGCACTCGAAAGGGATGAGGTCCAGAAGGCCCAGCAGCTGCTTACCGACCATCTCAGACAGGCGTGTGAATACTGCTGCAACAGTAAGGAACTTAAAAAATAG
- a CDS encoding acetaldehyde dehydrogenase (acetylating) yields the protein MTNNKIKCAIIGSGNIGTDLMIKLMRSDILEVTALIGIDPESKGLKKAEENGLVAISNGIEGLKEQPELADIVYEATSAKAHAHNAPILKEMGKKAIDLTPAAVGPFLVPSVNLKEEEIPHLDNVNMVTCGGQATIPMVKAVSDVLDVDYAEIVASISSKSAGPGTRQNIDEFTVTTARALKEVGGAKESKAIITLNPADPPILMRNTIHVKTAGSAEDKKAEIEASLEKMLGNVQDYVPGYRFKADPVIKGDIVTVSVEVEGNGDFLPEYAGNLDIITSAAVKTGEVIAQSMQKEGVLK from the coding sequence ATGACAAACAACAAAATTAAATGCGCAATCATCGGATCCGGAAATATCGGAACCGACCTGATGATCAAACTGATGAGAAGTGACATACTTGAAGTAACTGCATTGATTGGTATCGATCCGGAATCGAAGGGCTTGAAAAAGGCTGAGGAGAATGGTCTCGTTGCCATTTCAAACGGTATTGAAGGCCTGAAGGAACAGCCTGAACTGGCAGATATCGTATATGAAGCAACCTCAGCTAAAGCACATGCACACAATGCACCGATACTTAAGGAGATGGGCAAGAAAGCCATCGACCTGACACCTGCTGCAGTCGGGCCTTTCCTTGTACCATCCGTCAATCTCAAAGAAGAGGAGATACCGCACCTGGACAACGTGAACATGGTGACCTGCGGCGGCCAGGCGACAATCCCGATGGTCAAAGCAGTGTCGGATGTCCTCGATGTGGATTACGCAGAAATTGTTGCCTCGATTTCCAGCAAAAGTGCCGGTCCGGGTACAAGGCAGAATATAGATGAATTCACAGTGACGACAGCGAGAGCATTGAAGGAAGTGGGCGGTGCCAAGGAATCGAAGGCGATCATTACACTGAACCCTGCCGATCCGCCGATATTGATGAGAAACACGATTCATGTGAAGACGGCCGGCTCTGCCGAGGACAAGAAGGCTGAAATTGAAGCATCACTTGAAAAGATGCTTGGTAATGTACAGGATTATGTGCCTGGCTACAGGTTCAAGGCAGACCCGGTGATCAAAGGCGACATCGTCACCGTGTCCGTGGAAGTTGAAGGGAACGGGGACTTCCTGCCGGAGTATGCAGGGAACCTCGACATCATCACATCTGCTGCTGTAAAGACTGGGGAAGTCATCGCACAAAGTATGCAAAAAGAAGGGGTGCTTAAATAA
- the dmpG gene encoding 4-hydroxy-2-oxovalerate aldolase encodes MGRKVTINDVTLRDGMHAIRHQYSKEQIAELTRAIDDSGADIIEATHGDGLGGSSIQYGFSKESEEDIIRTAVDNAKNAKVGVLLLPGIGVIEHLEKAHSYGAQVARVATHCTEADVSEQHIGKAAQLGMDTVGFLMMSHRTTPENLLEEAKKMESYGAGTIYVVDSAGALTMDDTRQRVSLFKENLSSGTEIGFHGHNNLSLGVANSIVAIEEGANRIDASLAGMGAGAGNTATEQLVAVMNRMDISHSLDLYKTMDAAENLMKPMMERPVQIDRLSLTLGYTGVYSSFLLFAERAGKEYGVDARDILTRISEMGAVGGQEDWIVGVAQELAKEKQNA; translated from the coding sequence ATGGGTAGAAAAGTAACGATTAATGATGTAACGCTGCGCGACGGGATGCACGCCATCCGCCACCAGTATTCGAAGGAGCAGATCGCCGAACTCACACGGGCGATTGACGACTCCGGCGCGGATATCATTGAAGCGACCCATGGGGATGGACTGGGCGGCAGTTCCATACAATATGGCTTTTCAAAGGAAAGTGAAGAGGATATCATCCGGACGGCTGTAGATAATGCCAAAAATGCAAAGGTCGGCGTCCTCCTGCTTCCAGGCATCGGTGTCATCGAACACCTGGAGAAAGCACATTCATACGGAGCACAGGTAGCCAGGGTGGCGACACACTGTACAGAAGCGGATGTGTCTGAGCAGCATATCGGCAAAGCAGCCCAGCTCGGCATGGACACGGTCGGTTTCCTCATGATGTCCCACAGGACCACACCCGAAAACCTTCTGGAAGAAGCGAAGAAGATGGAATCGTACGGAGCAGGCACGATCTATGTGGTCGATTCCGCCGGTGCCCTGACAATGGATGACACAAGACAGCGTGTTTCCCTGTTCAAGGAAAACCTCTCCAGCGGAACGGAAATCGGATTCCACGGCCACAACAACCTCTCTCTTGGGGTGGCGAACTCCATCGTAGCGATTGAAGAAGGGGCCAATCGGATAGATGCAAGCCTCGCCGGCATGGGAGCCGGTGCAGGAAACACGGCGACAGAACAGCTGGTGGCAGTGATGAACCGGATGGACATCTCACACAGCCTCGACCTGTACAAGACGATGGATGCGGCAGAGAATCTGATGAAGCCGATGATGGAAAGGCCTGTACAGATCGACCGCCTGTCATTGACGCTGGGCTACACAGGCGTCTACTCCAGCTTCCTGCTGTTTGCTGAACGTGCAGGAAAAGAGTATGGTGTCGATGCCCGGGACATTCTGACAAGGATATCCGAAATGGGCGCCGTCGGCGGCCAGGAAGACTGGATTGTCGGTGTTGCACAGGAACTCGCAAAAGAGAAGCAGAACGCATGA
- a CDS encoding V4R domain-containing protein encodes MKVSVEDKRIREKNIPKNDRKIVSTANSMGILRIQVAKHIGVERMDSFLFQFGWEMGKADGLELMKTGQPLAQLVVDGPIKHIKSGHINGVDHRCDIEYNADGSLKTLIGRGEWFGSYEVEQHMEHFGLSDEPVCHTLAGYSSGFMSTIFKKPLIAKEITCVGAGHDSCQWMVRPEEVWGEDVKQSVKDLLDRTPILEELEYTYDNLLEQTEFITRLSSFQKELTGEVVNGRGLQDITDKAGKILKSPVTIENLSMETIASSGLTEEEREDLYEATVKLVPNFLVKEQNRYTLSSRKEIFELEHYNRVVVPVLVQKQLLGYCSMITGKKESGDYEAEYLYLEHLASAAALVLLNEKAAFESLGRMKGSYLEQVLNEEIPKAELLKRGKFIDIDFSQPYRLVAVDYDNEKETLEEEFNFQEQLLDLTYQYYRNRGQQVLTGYKDDKLIIMLFDPERMDEIMDDYTSYIGQYLKHMNFHMGISGVRQDIENAVKGYEEARIALRLAIRKDRLYYDELGVVGVLINSNNVESIQMLAQDQLKSLYDIENHKSHELFETLYCFLGNGGNLKNTANDLSLSMSGLRHRIQRIEDLLEKDLRDPEVSNNLLLIMKALIVLKDIKF; translated from the coding sequence ATGAAAGTTTCAGTTGAGGACAAGCGTATCAGAGAGAAGAATATACCGAAAAATGACCGGAAGATCGTTTCCACTGCAAATTCCATGGGGATACTGCGCATCCAGGTCGCCAAGCATATCGGCGTGGAAAGGATGGACAGCTTCCTTTTCCAGTTCGGCTGGGAAATGGGGAAGGCAGACGGACTTGAGCTGATGAAGACAGGTCAACCATTGGCACAGCTTGTGGTGGATGGACCGATAAAGCATATAAAATCGGGTCACATCAATGGAGTGGACCACCGGTGCGATATAGAATACAACGCGGATGGGTCATTAAAGACGCTGATAGGCCGCGGAGAATGGTTCGGATCCTATGAAGTGGAACAGCATATGGAGCACTTCGGTCTATCGGACGAGCCGGTCTGCCATACTCTGGCCGGCTATTCAAGCGGATTCATGTCCACAATTTTCAAGAAGCCATTGATTGCAAAAGAGATTACGTGTGTGGGGGCGGGGCATGACAGCTGCCAATGGATGGTCCGTCCTGAGGAAGTATGGGGGGAGGACGTCAAACAGAGCGTCAAGGACCTCCTCGACCGCACCCCTATTCTTGAAGAGCTTGAATATACATATGACAATCTGCTGGAGCAGACCGAATTCATCACCAGACTTTCAAGCTTTCAGAAGGAACTTACAGGTGAAGTGGTGAACGGCAGAGGGCTGCAGGATATCACCGATAAGGCGGGAAAGATACTTAAATCACCTGTGACGATAGAAAATCTATCCATGGAAACGATAGCCAGTTCCGGTCTGACTGAAGAAGAAAGGGAAGACCTGTATGAAGCGACGGTTAAACTGGTGCCGAATTTCCTTGTCAAAGAGCAGAATAGATATACGCTTTCCTCGAGAAAGGAAATTTTTGAACTGGAACACTATAACCGTGTCGTCGTTCCTGTTCTAGTCCAGAAGCAGCTTCTTGGTTACTGTTCGATGATCACTGGAAAGAAGGAATCCGGTGACTATGAGGCGGAGTATCTGTACTTGGAGCACCTTGCCAGTGCAGCCGCACTTGTTCTTCTTAATGAGAAGGCAGCATTTGAATCATTGGGACGTATGAAAGGCAGTTACCTGGAACAGGTGCTCAATGAAGAAATTCCCAAAGCGGAATTGCTGAAACGCGGTAAATTCATAGACATTGATTTTTCACAACCGTATCGGCTCGTCGCTGTGGATTATGATAATGAAAAAGAGACACTTGAGGAAGAATTCAATTTCCAGGAGCAGCTGCTGGATTTGACCTATCAGTACTACCGTAACAGAGGACAGCAGGTGCTGACAGGATACAAGGATGATAAGCTCATCATCATGCTCTTCGATCCGGAACGCATGGATGAAATCATGGACGACTATACATCATATATCGGGCAGTACCTGAAACATATGAACTTCCACATGGGGATAAGCGGGGTCAGACAGGACATTGAAAATGCGGTGAAAGGATATGAAGAAGCACGTATTGCATTGAGATTGGCCATCCGTAAGGACCGCCTTTACTACGATGAGCTCGGTGTAGTAGGTGTACTGATCAATTCAAACAATGTTGAAAGTATCCAAATGTTGGCACAGGATCAGTTAAAGTCCCTCTATGATATTGAAAATCACAAAAGTCATGAGTTATTTGAAACCCTGTACTGCTTTTTGGGAAATGGGGGCAATTTGAAGAATACTGCGAATGATCTCTCCCTGTCGATGAGTGGGCTCAGACACCGGATTCAACGGATAGAAGATCTTCTGGAAAAGGATTTGCGTGATCCGGAAGTGAGTAACAATCTATTGCTTATAATGAAAGCGCTTATCGTTTTGAAGGATATTAAGTTTTAA
- a CDS encoding acyl-CoA dehydrogenase, which translates to MAQQLVKQPELTEEALLEGARRVGELAESQAKQAEEDASVSSEVVELMKEVGITQMMVPKNQGGPDVSLRTFVKVLRKVANYNVSAAWLTFLYPLHNMLPAYLPKESQEKIYNDGGLIADIFAAVGEAERVEGGYRVSGKWNFVSGINHASWVGVGVKVDNGEGGKEVILPMLYKDQFTIVENWDTFGLRGSGSNQIIVEDVFVPDDMIFMPEQAEEIRRPADDDYEKDYPLYHVPLFPAFYFGFPVMAVGAAERMIEEFKKATEKRVRLMDGVRESESPRSQRVMAEITTELKTAEALLDKYITLLEEYEENGAETPNSEFFALRTKIIKTTTEIGMRILLTLGGGALYKGGPIELFFRDIVSLATHKTSLYEDSVAAYGQDLFGFDSKVRG; encoded by the coding sequence ATGGCCCAGCAACTGGTTAAGCAACCTGAATTAACTGAAGAAGCACTTCTTGAAGGTGCACGACGTGTCGGTGAACTGGCGGAATCACAAGCCAAACAGGCTGAGGAAGATGCGAGCGTATCATCTGAAGTAGTTGAATTGATGAAAGAGGTGGGCATCACCCAGATGATGGTTCCCAAAAATCAGGGTGGACCAGATGTCAGCCTGAGGACTTTTGTAAAAGTGCTCAGAAAAGTTGCCAATTATAACGTATCGGCAGCATGGCTCACCTTCCTTTATCCACTGCACAATATGCTTCCGGCCTACTTGCCGAAGGAAAGCCAGGAAAAGATCTACAATGATGGTGGATTGATTGCAGATATATTTGCAGCAGTAGGAGAAGCTGAAAGAGTAGAAGGCGGATATAGGGTAAGCGGCAAATGGAATTTTGTGAGCGGCATCAACCACGCAAGCTGGGTCGGTGTCGGTGTAAAGGTGGATAATGGAGAAGGCGGAAAAGAAGTCATACTTCCGATGTTGTACAAAGACCAGTTCACAATCGTAGAAAATTGGGATACTTTTGGACTGCGGGGTAGTGGAAGCAACCAGATCATCGTCGAAGATGTATTTGTACCGGATGATATGATCTTCATGCCGGAGCAGGCTGAAGAAATCCGTCGTCCTGCAGATGACGATTATGAAAAGGATTACCCGCTATACCATGTGCCTCTGTTCCCGGCATTCTACTTCGGTTTCCCTGTCATGGCAGTAGGCGCTGCCGAAAGAATGATCGAGGAATTCAAGAAGGCGACTGAGAAGCGCGTGCGCCTCATGGATGGTGTGAGAGAAAGCGAATCCCCAAGAAGCCAGAGGGTCATGGCTGAAATAACGACGGAATTGAAGACGGCGGAAGCATTGCTCGATAAATACATCACATTGCTTGAAGAATATGAAGAAAATGGTGCCGAGACACCAAACTCCGAGTTCTTTGCACTTCGTACGAAGATCATCAAAACGACGACTGAAATCGGCATGAGGATTTTGCTTACTCTTGGCGGTGGCGCGCTTTACAAAGGCGGACCAATCGAACTTTTCTTCAGGGATATCGTATCTCTTGCAACACACAAGACTTCTCTCTACGAAGACTCAGTTGCAGCATATGGACAGGATCTATTCGGCTTTGACAGTAAGGTAAGAGGTTAA
- the hpaD gene encoding 3,4-dihydroxyphenylacetate 2,3-dioxygenase: MILRLGQIELYVTDLAESEKFYVDTLGFIKVNKTDESLYLKATDEFDIYTLVLTKREEASLASFGLRVSSEEYLDELEKKHHEMGIETEMVESSHPGRGRTLRVAEPSGHPVEFYHAMEQVDVGKGAMGVDKLPMRNTHIFNGIPPVRIDHMNLRVTDVDKAWEYWEAIGFSISEFVQDGDEKFAAWTRAKTSTHDVALVKQDEAALHHIAYIVDGVAGVVRTADLLADAGYRDAVEYGPGRHGVSNAFFLYIRDPDGHRIEIYSGDYNRDTDLPPIGWTKEDYDANGRLWWGPSVPDRFFETTPVNKDWVKPKINN; the protein is encoded by the coding sequence ATGATTTTAAGACTGGGACAAATTGAGCTATATGTAACAGATTTGGCAGAATCAGAAAAGTTCTATGTAGACACACTTGGCTTCATCAAAGTGAATAAAACAGACGAGAGCCTTTATCTTAAAGCTACAGACGAATTTGATATCTATACACTTGTGCTGACAAAGAGAGAAGAAGCATCACTTGCAAGCTTTGGTCTCAGAGTGTCCAGTGAAGAGTATCTGGACGAGCTCGAGAAGAAGCATCATGAGATGGGCATTGAAACGGAAATGGTCGAAAGTTCCCATCCGGGTCGTGGGCGGACGCTCAGAGTCGCTGAACCGAGCGGTCATCCTGTAGAATTCTATCACGCAATGGAGCAAGTGGACGTGGGCAAAGGAGCAATGGGAGTCGACAAACTGCCGATGCGCAATACACACATTTTCAACGGAATACCGCCTGTACGCATCGATCACATGAATCTCCGTGTGACTGATGTAGATAAAGCTTGGGAATACTGGGAAGCGATCGGCTTCAGCATTTCAGAATTCGTCCAGGATGGCGATGAAAAGTTCGCTGCATGGACAAGGGCTAAAACGTCCACACACGATGTTGCGCTCGTAAAACAGGATGAGGCGGCACTCCACCACATTGCCTACATCGTTGATGGAGTGGCAGGTGTTGTCCGTACAGCAGACCTTCTCGCAGATGCCGGATACCGCGATGCTGTAGAGTATGGCCCGGGGCGTCATGGTGTCAGTAATGCATTCTTCCTGTATATCAGGGATCCGGATGGCCACCGCATCGAAATCTATTCTGGCGACTACAACCGTGATACGGACCTGCCGCCAATCGGCTGGACGAAAGAAGACTACGATGCCAACGGCAGGCTCTGGTGGGGTCCTTCTGTACCAGACCGTTTCTTCGAAACAACACCGGTCAACAAGGACTGGGTGAAACCTAAAATAAATAACTAG
- a CDS encoding alpha/beta fold hydrolase: MKTRVMESGTGEPLILMHGTGGHIEAYGKNIKGLAEDFRVICIDMLGHGYTDKPNKPYGIDAYSDHLLDVINALGLEEVYLSGESLGGWVAAWFAAEHPEYVKAMVLNTPGNVNSDPEIMARLKESTIKAVVEANYENVKTRLEWLMYDKSVVTDELIQSRYDIYTQPSYQEAVYNIVHLQDPEARSQYIWDPSWCSKIKAPTLLAWTDHDPTSTVEQAKPIQDMIPGAELTVIEDAGHWPQWEQVEEFNKVIKDFLKAPVK; encoded by the coding sequence GTGAAAACGCGTGTAATGGAATCAGGAACAGGTGAACCTCTAATCCTGATGCATGGCACTGGCGGCCATATTGAAGCATATGGCAAGAACATCAAAGGACTAGCTGAAGATTTCAGGGTCATCTGCATCGACATGCTTGGCCATGGCTATACGGATAAGCCGAACAAGCCATATGGAATCGATGCATACAGCGATCATCTGCTGGACGTCATCAATGCCCTGGGACTTGAAGAAGTGTATCTCTCCGGTGAATCACTTGGCGGCTGGGTTGCCGCATGGTTTGCAGCGGAACACCCTGAATACGTCAAGGCGATGGTGCTGAATACACCAGGCAATGTCAACAGCGATCCTGAAATCATGGCAAGACTCAAGGAATCCACTATCAAAGCGGTCGTTGAAGCGAACTATGAGAATGTCAAAACACGCCTTGAATGGCTGATGTACGACAAAAGTGTCGTAACAGATGAACTGATCCAGTCAAGATACGATATCTATACACAACCTTCCTATCAGGAAGCGGTATACAATATCGTCCACCTTCAAGATCCGGAAGCACGCAGCCAGTATATCTGGGACCCTTCCTGGTGCAGCAAAATAAAGGCGCCAACGCTGCTTGCATGGACAGACCATGATCCGACTTCCACAGTCGAGCAGGCAAAACCGATTCAGGATATGATTCCAGGAGCGGAACTGACTGTAATTGAAGATGCAGGACACTGGCCACAATGGGAGCAGGTTGAAGAGTTCAATAAGGTCATCAAGGATTTTCTTAAGGCACCAGTAAAGTAG